From the genome of Hippocampus zosterae strain Florida chromosome 8, ASM2543408v3, whole genome shotgun sequence:
CATCAGGTGAGGCGCGTGCATGCGTGGCGGCGTTTTCATCGCATTTCTTGTCATATTGCACCGTGCGTgcctgcgcgcgcgcacaccaaCGCAAACGGCGGCGTACGCGTTTAAAAGCGGACGTTTCTTAAGAGACGCGAGGGTGAATGTCCGCCCCACCACCATCAACGATCCTCGACGGTAGACCACGCCCCCTCTGACCGCCACCTTTCACTTGCCAAAATGCGCTTGATCTGCCGCCTAGGAAGTGCGAGATGGCGTGTGTCGCGGCACCCGGTCCGGTTTGTCTCCGGATGGGCAACAGAATTGCGCACGTGACACGCGCGGCTCATTTTCATATCGACGGCGAAGGCACTTGGGACGTCGACGTCAATATGACATCAAACGTTGACCTCAAATGATCCCGGTTTGGTCAAAAGTGGAAGTCAACATCCATTTGACTGATGTTGTTTGGACACGGATTCAATATAAAGCTTCTTTGAAATTGCACCCaaatgctttttgttatttcatCTGTTTGGGACTTGGACATTGTTTCTGTTCAACTTTCGTGGGAAAACCCCAAAACGACAAATCCCAGTTTTGCAAAGCCAACTGGCTTTATTCGCGGCGATGAGATCGCTCTCGGCTCAGTGGATCTTGATCGGGATTCAAAGTAGATGAAGGTCCTCCGAGATGGAAACGACTTCGATGAAGCCAGCTCTGTTTTCATTTACCGGTCAGCGCCGTCTTTCATGCGCTTGacctttcaaaagaaaaacaagcaattcCCTAAAGTCTCTTGGACAGTCTTGTCGAATGCGTTTGCGCGTGTCTGGCGCCGAGCGCAAACAGGCGGCGCCATAGACGCAAATGGCAGCCTCGCTACCTCCAGGCTGTCCGTGTGTGTGCAGGgggggcaattaaaaaaaatcatatttggcGAACGTTGAGAAGGAGGTTGTTTTTAAGTGGAGTCACGTTGACGCCACCCGAGAAAGTGAAAAAACGCGAAGCCCCCTCACCACATTGGTCCTTCAACGATGCGCAGACAAACGACAAGTTGAATTCTTGCGGAAAAACAAAGGCTCTCTCGGTGCACGGCGACCACGCGACATCACTCCGCTGCTGAATATCAAAATCCATTTTGACGCGCTCTCGAATTTGGTGGCGGATCCTCTACATCGCGGTCACGTACGGCAGGCGCACCGCCTGTGCCGCGCGCATCGCATCGCGCGCGATGGGTTGCTTGGCGTACACGTCATATGTGACGTCGCGCGCGTATCGGGAATCTTccaggaggatgatgatgatgaggagttCGCCGTCAgacaagatgaaaagaaaatggaccAAGGACAGTGTCACTCTGTTGCCATGCTTCTACTTTGTCGAGGTACTCACACGCGCACGCTGACGCGCAGGCGCAGTTCATGAAGTGAGGTTGTCGCGCAGCTCCCCATCGCGGCGTCGTCCATGGTGTCGCTTTACTTCCTGGAGTTGACGGACGTGCTGCGGCCTCCGCGGCTGGGCTTTCGCTGTCACGACCGCGATCTCAGCAAACCCTACGTGGACGGAGGCCAAGAAATGATTCCGCTGCTCATGTTGCTCAGTCTGGCCTTCGCCGGCCCGGCCGCCTCGGTaccggacgccgccgccgccgcgaacGGGCGAGCGTGCCTGTCTTGAccgcctccccccaccccccttcttgTGCTCGTGCGCGCCGGCAGATCATGCTAGTGGAGGCCTTCGTCTACTTGCTGCAGTCCCGAACCAAAGCGGAAGGCAGCGTCAACGCGGGAGGCTGCAACTTCAACTCCTTCCTGAGGAGGACCGTCCGCTTTGTGGGTACGAGCCGCGCCGGACGCGCTCGCTGGGCCTTGCGATCAAAACTCGGTGTTGGCCTCGGCGTCCGCTCGGACGCGGACGGCCACTGAGCGCCCGCTTCGGGTCTCGCGTCCCCGTGAGGGATTGACCGTCCACAAAGCCTTCCTTGGTTTTGTCCGGTACGGTCaagacatgaaatgaaatgtttgttgGAAGGCGGTTTACGGAGAGGGCGCTACGATGAATGAACTTTTTCATGAGATTTGGGTCCCGCGTGCGCGGTTGTCCGCTGTGTCTGACGGCCGGGCCGTGCGCGTCAGGCGTGCACGTGTTCGGTCTGTGCGCGACGGCGCTGGTCACCGACGTCATCCAGCTGTCGACGGGCTACCACGCTCCCTTCTTCCTCACCGTGTGCAAGCCCAACTACAGCCACGTCTCCTGCGACGCCAACGCCTACGTCACCAAAGACATTTGCTCCGGACACGATCAGCAGGCCATCGCGGCCGCCaggtgcgccgccgccgccgccgccgccgccgcctgcgcTTTTCGATCGGCAACCGATCGGTTTTCCTCTCTTGTGTCCGCGCAGGAAAACCTTCCCGTCCCGGCACGCGACTCTGTCCGCTTTTGCCGCGGTGTACGTTTCGGTAAGTCGGACCCAATGTGCGAGTCGCGCGACCCAAAAGCTTTTCCGGGACCGGGCGGTCACCGTCTGTCCCCCGCGACCGCTCCTTTGCGAAGCTTCGCGTGTGCCGTGCGTCCCTCCCCGGCAGATGTATTTCAACTCGGCCGTCTGGGACGGCGCCAAGCTGCTGAAGCCCGTCTTGGTGTTGGCGTTCGCCATCGCCGCCGCGCTGAGCGGCCTGACTCAGATCACGCAGCACCGCAGCCACCCCGTCGATGTCTACGTGGGCTTTGCCGTAGGCGCTTTCATCGCCGCCTACCTGGTGAGCTGCGCCCGTCTTCGGCCGCCGAGGCTTTCGGTGGCCCGAGACGTTTCGAACCGTGTCTTCCTCCGCAGGCTTTTCACGCCGCGGCCAACTTCAAGTCCTCCGACGTCCCTCCGGCCGCGCCCTCCCCGCCGAGCCCGGAGGACCCTTTGCGAGCGTTGACCGAGCGAGGGCACCAGTCGGTCTACAACAAGGGGCCCGCCTCGGCCTCCGAGAGCAACGACGAGATAGCctcgaccccggggccccccgcgGAAAGCCCGAAgagggccggcgcggacgcggAGCTCGCGGCCCCGCGCGGCCCCACGGCCAAGGAGACCATGCTGACGTTCGGCAACGCTTTACCTCGAAGTGGCGTCGCCGACGGCGACGGAACACCCGCTCCGGTCCAGCCACGCCCGACAGCGCTCGGCGTGCCCTCGGACCCCGTTTCGTCACGGCGTCTGGTGTCGGAATGGAAGCGGGGCTCCGCCGAAATGCGGCTCCAAAGCGCGCGTGACGAGATGGAGCGCGCCGACAGCGGCTCGGAGGCGGGCGTCCGTGACCGAGGTTCTCCCGCCCTCGTCCGCCACCCTTGCAAGCCGACCCCGACTCCTCCCGCGGGCGCCGCGGCCCCGCCCAGACCGCCGCAGATCCCGCAAGCGGGACCGCCTCCGGTTTCCCCCAAGACCTCCTCGGCCCGCGCCAAGTGGTTAGCCATTCGAGAGAAGAGCGGCGCCGAGGCGTCGGGTCGCCTGGCGGCCGGCCAGCCGAGACCGGTTCAGGTGGTAGCCGCGTCCCAGCGGCGAGACCTCCCGCCGTCGCCGTCCTCTGCGGAAAAATCCCCGGAAAGCGCTTCCGCTTGTCGCGGCTCCTCGAGCGCCGCCCCGTGGTCCCCGCGCCGCGGGCCGCCCGCCGAGAAGCGGCATGAAGCCGTCGTCACCGTGGACGCCCGCGCCTCTCGccaccccccgacccggagCCCGCCGAGTCCCTGGGAGTGGGCCGGGCCCGACCCGCGCGACGCCTACCGCCCGCGCAGCCCGCGAGCGGGAGACTCCAGCTTTCGACCCGAGCGAGCCGCCGCCGGAGCTTCTGGACCGTCGCCGCCCCGGACGCAATTGGAGGTGTTGACGGATGCGCAGCGCGAGGAAATGGCCTCGAGACGCAAGACGGCGCCGGTTCTGCTGGAGCAGGACGCTCACCTGACAAACGAGAACCACCTGCGTAGTTTCCGCGGTCGCAGCATGAAGGAGTAGTCGAGTGGCtgacttgaaaaagaaaagaaaagaaaaaaatgctcccaTTTTGGAGACAGCGGTGCCTGCGATGGTCGTCGTATCGATTCGTCACGTTTGATTGTAACTGCCCGCTTTCTTGAGCGGTGGGCGGGGCCCCCTGAGTCTCACGGTCTTGGCCGGCGACATCCGTATGTATCGAAAGCCCGATCGTACGTCGACCTCGCCGCCATGTTGGATTTGGACAAGAAAGCCGTCCAAGAAGAGCACAATCGGAATGGTGACAAGTTGAGAACTTTCCGCCTTTGCGCAGGAAGCGTTTTGCCCTCACGACTGACGATGGACTTTTATTCACGACAACGCCCGTCATCCAATACTGGATCACATTCATCCAACGCTTCGGTAAACGTTCAGAGGCGCTCGACGTGCAaatcttttcattttgaccacacCACCTGCTGATTTTGCGACAAAATGGGAATCTCAAATTTCCCCCGTGAGTGCCGTGATTCCTGCTCGCGCTGCTCCCAATCACCGAATATCCAAGACAAACGCCCGAATCGGTGAACGGTCAACATGAGTTGCGCTGCTTCAGAAAACCTTTGCGTCGCCGGATCCAATTATTCCAGCAAGTCGTTGCAACGTATCGTTCCTGTACCGGCGGCGTGACAAGCGCTAGGCCTAAACACCGAGTTCAAGGTTTAGTGCCGACATGTATCTCGATACCAGAAAGATTTGGAACCGTCACTTGACAAGAActtgtttgcttttgctttcCCAAATGTTGCGGCTTTCCGAAGTTCCGTTTACCGACTTGGTTAAAAAGCGGATacgccacatccaatatggcgacCGCAGCGACGTGTCACCGCAACACGAGGTGGCCGCCGACGCGTGTCGACGGGCCGGAACCGCGTCGGCGACGCGAAGCGCCTCGTGCCTGCGCCGCCGTCCGTTGGAAGAAACCCGTCCCGGCTCCGGCGGCCGTTTGCCACCTTCGCCgccccccgggggggggggctgcgatcCAGCCGTCCGCGCGAGCCCCGCCGGTCACCGGCCACACGGAGACAAACCAACCTTCCTCAGTGATGTCTCGGATGGACGGAACTAGGAAACTCGGCCAAAAAAGGGACTTGCGCTCGCTCGGGGCcaacgtgcaaaaaaaaaaagtccacgcgGGTCCGATTGCAAGCTCAGGCAACCTTTGGATGTGACAACGTTTATTGAATGTAAACAAGGGCcgcatgacaaataaaatgtctttcaaatGGAAATGATTTGGGCAATATCAAATCTTTCAAGTATGTGGCGTATGATCTTTCAATCATACTCAATGTAtgcggcgatggctgtttgaaagtgctctataaatactgttgacttggcAAAAAGCGATGCAGACGCCGCCTTGTATCCTGTACCTTGAGGCTTGTCACGTCGTATCCATGGAAACGGGGTTGCTGGAGACAAGGAGGATAGTACAAGGAGGATACGTACGTAcgtatgcgcgcgcgcacacacaaacactggcaATGATTTCTTGCAGATCAAACaaagttgccatggaaacaaggACCGCAGCACACGCGCTTTTTCGAAGGGAAGGAACGGATCCGCATTGTGGCAGAGCTTCTTCCTCATCGTCATCATCTTCGCGGGCATCGCCGCGCCTCCCTCGGCGCGCGATGCAGGACTTGATGTGGCCCATGTGCGGGTGTAGGCGCGGTTCCGGATCCCCGGATGCGGTTGCGGGTACGACGCCGGACGCGCTCCCTCCGGCCTCAATGCTGGGGCCGGTTGGCAAAGACGCCCGCCTCCCAGCGCAAAGCCCGTCGGCTTTTATGTCGAATCACTCGGGTTGATTCCACCACCTGCAAACACGTTTGGACAAGAGAGCGATCGCACGCCCCATCCGGAGATTGAGTGGCAACTGCCGTCACGTTTCTGTTGTTGAGAGTTTTGAGCTTCTGCCAGGCTCACCTGGTTGTTGATGTGATCGACGGGCCGGATCCCGGCGTACTGAAAGACAAGGAGAGGGGCAAGTCAGCGGCCGTGCCGGAGAACCTTCTTTGGAACTTTGGAACCTTTCTTTTGAGCCGTCCTCCACCTTGCGTGTCTCTCGTGGCTCCTCGGAGTCCCTCGACGGTGCCCTGGTCGGGCCTTTGGAGGGAGGCGACACCATGAGCGTCACGCGACACGCGACACGCGACACGCGACACGCGTGACCATGTTATGGCCCGGTTATTAAGAGCCGCTTCGCGGAGGACTTTGGTCCGACGCCAGCGCGGTAACTCATTGTCGGCAATTTATGAGCGCCGCGGTCCGATTGCGAATGTCGGCGCGCTAACTGACGTGTCGTGGCCACGCGTGTTTGCGTGAGTCACCGAGGAATTCACCAAATGGACAAACAAGACTCGGGGACGCACCTGAGCGCCGGATGGGCTCGACCTTTGATGCCGGGTGCACCGAAGGAGTTGCGGAGTGGAGGCGGGACTTCCCTCCGGACTCCCCTCCGGACTCCCCTCCGGACTCCCCTCTGGACTCTGCGGACTGTCCGGAGCCCCCGCGCTCTCTGGACTCCCGGAGCTCCCGCTCTCGCCGCAGAGCCTCTTCGATCTCCTTCTCGATGAAATCCGGGGCACTTGAGCGCCAAGAAAGAGTTGCGCTCCGCGACGGGACGTGGCGAGGGGGCGTGGGTGGGGCGGAGGAGCTTTCTTCGGCGTGTCGGTGAGGACAGCAAGGGGGCAAAAGTACCTCCTGGAATTGCTCTTCCGGGGCCTTCGGACTGACGTTGTTCTCGTGGCTCTGGAGCTGAAGAGCGAAGCTCCCGTGGCTCTTCTTCCTTTGGGCCTCGCGAGGACTCGGCAGCGAGCGCACACGCCCGCTTTCAATCTCCAGCAACTGTGAGGATCCGTCGCCGCGCTTCAGGCCTCGCGCGCGTCGGAGCTTTTCCTCGCGTTCTCGAAGCAGGCGGATCTCCTTCTCGATCGGGGTCTCGTCGCCATGGTGGAACTCGGCTCTCCCGCTCGTTGGCGCAACGCTGTCATCGAAGGCGTCTTCGCCGCCGATGGAGCGAGGGCGCGCCTCCGCCGATGAGTTCTCCGCAGCCGGCGAGCCCGGGTCGGCCGGTCCGCCGCTCGGACCCGACGTCCGCTCGTTCTCGACGAAGGTTTCGACTTCACCGCGTGGGGGGCGCGTGGCGTCCTCTTCCTCCATCTTCCGGGACGCGCGTGACCTCCACGGGGGAACGAGGACGTCCCGCCCCCCCCGCTCCAGCTCCAGGAACTGTCGCCGAGCCGCACCGAAGTCGATCCGAGCCCCGTCGATCGCCCCGGGGCCGACGGGGCCGGCTTCCGGCGCGGCGGGGCCGCGGCTGGCGCCGAATCCTCGGGTCGGCGTATTCGTAGGGCGACTCCGATCCGGCTCCTCCGGCGCGGCGAGCCGCTCGCTCGGCTCGAAAGTGGACTTCTTCTTCGGGGCTTGTTTTCGGATGATTTCCCTCCTCAGTCgtctgtcttcttcttccccaaACACGCGACGGCGGCTTTCCGGCCCGACTCGGTACCGTGACTCCGAGTCCCGAAACAGGCGCTGCGGTTTTTTGCCGCCGGCGTAGCTCTGCACTTTAAAGGCCCGGTCTTCCTTCAAGGTCATGAGATGAAGCCGCCGCTGAGGCAGGAGCATCCGCGCCTCAGTCAGCTCGGCTTCCGGACTCACCGGATCTTCCGCGAAGGAGTAGAAGCCGTCGCGAGACCCCGAGCTGCTGCCGGGACTGTCGGGATCCCGCTCGTCGCCGTCGTCCGGCGAAACGGCGAGCGGGCGGGCCCGGAGGTCGTCTTCGCTTCCGCTCGGACCCGTCGTGCCGCGTAGGTCGCGTGGATGCAGTGGGGGGGACAGAGACCTCAGCACCCACCTCTTGGGAGCGTCGTCCATGGCGACGTCGAGCGCGGAAGGAAACGAGGCAAAGTCACGAGATCTTAACGGACGACCGGGGCGACGACGGGTGTCGTTGTCACCATGACTACGGCAAAAGGAGTGACCGGGGTGACGGCAGAGGAGACGTTCCTTCGGCGCCGACGGAGGGGACGCTATGACGACGGCAGCGGCGGCCGGGGACTTCGGCCGCGACCGTTGGCCGCGGCCTCAGTTGACACGTGCGGCCCGGCAGATAAGAAGAGCAaagaagccccgccccctctgcCGGCAGCTGATAACGTGTCGCCGAGCCGGCCGAGGTCAGAGTTCGACGCCAAAGGAGCGGCCCGTCGCCGCCGCGATATGAACGCTCGGAGCCGGCGCCGCGTCGATCCGACCGAGCGCCGAGGTGGGAGAAGCGCGAGTCTTACCCGAGCCGAGTTGACCTCCTTGAAGAAAAGCCGAGCGACGACCGCGTGAACTTCACCTTCTCTCCCCCTCGCCTCTGGCTCCGCCCCCTGGCCGAGGCCGTGCCCCCTCCCCGGCGTTTCAATGGCAGCGATCGATACGATTGCCGTTTTTCTGAATGATTGACAGGCGTTGAGTTTCTCCTCTGACTCTTCTCGCTGTCCGCCAACAGCAGAAAGTCGAGCTTCAGAGGAGACGCTCGGCATTCGTTTGCCTCGTTTGAATGACGTATGAACCCAAGTGACCAATAAGACGAGACAGAAGTGAAGGATTCACATTGATCACAATTGAATACTTCCAAATGAAAAACCACACAAACGGAAAACAAGCATATTCGCCGTACACATCCGATGGCACATGTTGACATGAACACATGTCACGTGGCTTTTGTGATTTCCATCTCGGAGGCTGCCCATTTGGATTTGTGGGGACGTGCGTGTGTGAAGCGCTGAGGCCCATGCCAACGAGCCGCTCGCAGAAGGTGCTGACGCAGGCGTGCCGCATTTCGCCGGCACCCCAAAAGAATGCAAGTGATGGGAAAGAGCAGCCTTTTTGGGACCAAAGCTATAAATGGAGGTCACATTTGGGCCACAGCGAGGTCCCACATGCGGTGCCGAGCCAGGCGGAAGCATGAGGACGTGAAGGGCGGAAAGCATGCGGCCCCCCCACAAGACTCACATTACGCTGCAGCACTTGCAGGCTTTTTTCCCCTCGGCCGCGGTCTCGGCGGCGGCCCCGGCGGACTCGCGCTCATCCGTCCGCGGAGTGGGGGCGAAGTTCGGCGGGGGCGCGGCCGCCTCGGGCCCCGCCGCCATCCGGGCTCCCTCCGCTTCTGTCTCGTCGGCCGCTTCGCGGCCCCGCGCGCTCCCCGCGCCGGCGAGCGGCTTCCGGGGGCCGCTCGTCTCGCGGTCCCTGCCCCGCAGCCCGCCCAAATCGTCCCCGCTCGCCGTTGTCGTTTCCCGGGTCGAGGGCGGCTCGGCAGCTTCTTCCGCGGACGTCGCCGCCCGGTCGGCCGCTTGGATGAGCTCGTCCACCTCGGCCGCGCTGAGCAGATGGACGCCGTCCTGGCCGTTGACCTCGTGGACCACTAGGGGGCGCATGTGAGGAaacttactatactatgtcgttttttgggctaaaaacgccttactgacCAACTTTTTATGTAAAACGGAGGCCCGGGCCTTGGAACTGAGCGGGCCGTGCAATGGCCATGACACGTGCGCAACATCACCTTTCTGCTCGTCCTCATAAACTTTGACGCCTCCGCGGGAGCAGTCGACGGGAAGTTTGGTGTGCGAGGACAGGACGCGCGTTTGCCCCGTGTTCTTGTCCCGCTCCACTTTGATCTCCACCGAGTACACGGCTGGGACGAGTGACCACAAAGAAGCGTTGAGATCCCCCCCCAATGGGTCCCCGGGTCACGCCGTCCGGCGGCCGCCGTCTCACTCACCTCGCTTCATCTTGTCCGCCCCGCCTGGCTGTTGAACTCTGACCTTTGCGAGGAAAACGGGAAAGGAGACGTCTTGGGGTCACAGCGGGTCAGGTCGCTGCCGCGCGTCGTTCCCCCGCCGTCGTcttggggggggagtggggctCCTCCACCGTGCCTTTTTGACTCTACACAAAAAGAAGCGCCCGTCCGTCAACGCGTCGCGTCGTTCAGAATCCGCGTGTATTCGCGCTCGGCCTTCTGCCGTGCGTACTCGTGTCCCGGTGGCGCGACGTGTCTTGCTTCTTTCGAAGGCCGCACACACATTTTGCTTGTGACCTCAAGGTAGCGCCACTTTCATATCCCGACATTGACGGTTACCGGGGACACACGGCATGCGTGCGaaggtcaggggggggggcgccccaCCCCGAGAAATCAGCTTGGAAGCGCACACGCCCTCCACTCGATTGGCGCATCTCGCGGCAGTTTGAAATGAGTGACGCCCACTGATTGCTATGCGCCTTCTGTGCTGTAGTCGGCGCCAAATATCACCAAACGTTATTTGCCTCATTCGAGGAGAGCGAGTTGGGCTTGAATTGGTTCTTTTCTCATCGGACTGAAACAACCTGCAAACTAAGAAGAGGAAGAGCCTTTGTTGACGGCGAAATCGTCATTTGAGTTCCACGGTGCTTTGCAAGCGAGTCACTGttcaaaatgacaattttctcGTTTTGGATGGTCCGATCGGCCTGACGGCGCAGAGGTcgcaggcctccctgtgtggagtttgcaccttctcctcgtgcctgcgcgGCTTttctccacattccaaaaacatgcacggacgCTTCATTGATGGAGAGAAATGGTCCCTCCGCGTCATCGTGAGCGCCGATGGCCGTTCGTTTTTGAGCTGCCAACCGCTTGAGGGTGCCCCAAGGCGGccgggacccttgtgaggatgaagcgggttagaaaatggacacacacacacacgcacgcccgaTTATGAAAAGCTTCGTCACCACCCAGTTGCAAAATTCCATTGGCGCGCCGACTGTAGTTTCAACACGCGACGGTCATTTTTGCACAAGGAGGGCAAAAGTGGAAGGCGCGAATGCGGGGTGGTCTGCGACGCACGAGCCCACATCCATTTTTGTATTGGAGACCATCCTCCGGTTCAGAGTCGTACGCGGGAAgcgtcctgctgctgctgcgttcCATTGCGACTTGACGGCATTCCGAAAAGGGATCGTTAACGGGCTCCTCTCGGTTTGAACGATGAGTGCAACCTGAGCCTTATTGATGGAGGAGTCCGAACGGATCGATGAAACGGCTTCCGCCGAGGACGCGCACCCCTGCAGAGAAACGCGCGTGTGGCCGCCACACTCAACACGCGGCGGCCATTCGAGTGACAAATCTGATCACGGACAAGCAAATCCAATCGAAACGGCGCGGCACGTGACGTCAAAAACACGCAAAGCCCAAAATGGCAACTTACCGCGTGTGCGTAACCGGGCGAGCGCGCGCGCGAGGCGGCCGGCAGATGACTGGCACCCCAAAGCCGCGCCCGCTCACCGACGAGGCCTTTTCACAGTAAGAGTCGCTTCCGGAATCGGCCGGCACGCTTTCAAAATAACGCATGTGACGTCACGTCGGGAACGCAACGACTCAACAGCAACGATTTCATTGAACCATCGTGCTTGAGAAataactgtcattttttttgggtggggagaAACTCAAACACGAGCGATGCAATGCATCTTGGGTAAATGTTGCATTCACCTTTTATCAACAAATACACATCAAACGGaactttatttcttttataAGGCAAAGTTGTGTTCCAATTAGTGTTCCAAAAGGAAAGGCGTCTCTGTGCGTGCATAAAAAGACATCGGACTGAACAAATTGGACTTGaagcgaggaaaaaaaagggaagacatGCGCAGCTGGGGCGGTTGCCGTGAGTACCTCAGTGACTCACGGCAAACGTGAAGCCATTCGGACCAAAGTGGTTGAAAAGCAAAATGgaggcaaataaataaataaatagagcgAAAGGACGCTCGGCGCCGCGGCTTTTCTTGACTGTCGTCGTGGCGTGAAACTGCGGGAGGCCAGAAGGACTTTCCACGCGCCGGATGGGAGCTTCGTGCCCTTCCCGTTAAATCGGGCCGGACTCAAAACTCCACCTTGCAAGCGGGGAAGGTTTCTTCCTGCATGGCCACGGTGCTGTCGCTCCCCAACACCGTGACCGACAGTTGCCTCTGCCGCTCGTGGGTGTCTCGGTACCACTCGCGCATGGCCGCAGAATCGAAGGTCGGGATGAGCGTCACCTGCGGAGGCGGAGCGATCAGAGGGTGCGGCGGCATCGGCGGCGGCGAGCGGAGCGTCCACCCACCTGCGCGTCGGGCCAGCCGCTCTTCCCGTCCAGCAGCGCGTCCAGGATCCTCCTCACGGTCGCCGTCTTGGCGCGGTCCTCGCCGCTCACCACGTAGTAGGAGGAGCGAAGGCGGCGGAAAAAGTCCGAGTCGATGGTGGAGCGGGCGGACCCGGACGGCAGGTAGGCCAGGTCCACGTGGACCGCGGCGGCCTCGCAACTTCTGGGCGCTGAGCAAAGACAGCGACCGTTTGGAACGCATCTCGTGACTTGGGCGAGGAGGCTAGAGCGCTCGCTTCCCTACCTGACGCCGAGGGTTTGGCGCTTCCGCTTCGGGATCCGGCCGCCGAAATCCGGTCGGATACTTTTGCGTCAAGGGCGGGGGCCGATTTTGGTCTGGCGGCGCCGCCGACCTTGGACTTGACCGTCTGGACTCTCGGGCCCCTTTGCAAGGTCGCGGCGGCCGGTCTTTTGCTCTTGCCGACCAAAGTCTTGGGGCTCTTGCCCGAGACCTGGTCGTCCGCCACGCAAGCTCCCGGTCGGGGAGGTGACGGGGGCGAGTCCTTAACCGGGGCCCGCGGCGGGTCGGGACAGGAACGCCGAGCCGGAACGACGGAGCGAGTCGCACCGCCGCAATCGTCGTCCCCCCCCGCGGCGGGCGGGACCTCCGAGAGGAGGGAGTCGCCGACCGATGCGGGCGAGCTTGCCCGGGAGGACGGACGGGAAAGGACGAAGGGCCGCGGGTTCTCGGACGCTTCCGCCACCGTTTGGTGGCAGAACTCGCAGGGCGAAACCAAGCACAGATCGACGTCGCCAGGACAGTCGGCCGCGGCGCGCCCGCCTCCCTCTGATCCGAGCGCGAGGTCACCGTTGAGCGGCTCGCGGCTCAAATGTCCGTCGGAGCgccattccgttggcggcggTTGCGGGATTTGCTCCGCGGATGCCGCAAGAAGAAGCGGACGGGCTTCGGTGGGGAAGGAGTATGGAGCGCGAGAAAGGAGGGAAGCTTCGGCGGCGGCAGTCGCCGAAGGGGCTTCCCGCTCGCAGCCGTTTGAGTCCGCCGGGTGGGGAAG
Proteins encoded in this window:
- the misp gene encoding mitotic interactor and substrate of PLK1 isoform X2; this translates as MDDAPKRWVLRSLSPPLHPRDLRGTTGPSGSEDDLRARPLAVSPDDGDERDPDSPGSSSGSRDGFYSFAEDPVSPEAELTEARMLLPQRRLHLMTLKEDRAFKVQSYAGGKKPQRLFRDSESRYRVGPESRRRVFGEEEDRRLRREIIRKQAPKKKSTFEPSERLAAPEEPDRSRPTNTPTRGFGASRGPAAPEAGPVGPGAIDGARIDFGAARRQFLELERGGRDVLVPPWRSRASRKMEEEDATRPPRGEVETFVENERTSGPSGGPADPGSPAAENSSAEARPRSIGGEDAFDDSVAPTSGRAEFHHGDETPIEKEIRLLREREEKLRRARGLKRGDGSSQLLEIESGRVRSLPSPREAQRKKSHGSFALQLQSHENNVSPKAPEEQFQEVLLPPCCPHRHAEESSSAPPTPPRHVPSRSATLSWRSSAPDFIEKEIEEALRRERELRESRERGGSGQSAESRGESGGESGGESGGKSRLHSATPSVHPASKVEPIRRSGPTRAPSRDSEEPRETRKYAGIRPVDHINNQVVESTRVIRHKSRRALRWEAGVFANRPQH
- the misp gene encoding serine/arginine repetitive matrix protein 2 isoform X1, with amino-acid sequence MDDAPKRWVLRSLSPPLHPRDLRGTTGPSGSEDDLRARPLAVSPDDGDERDPDSPGSSSGSRDGFYSFAEDPVSPEAELTEARMLLPQRRLHLMTLKEDRAFKVQSYAGGKKPQRLFRDSESRYRVGPESRRRVFGEEEDRRLRREIIRKQAPKKKSTFEPSERLAAPEEPDRSRPTNTPTRGFGASRGPAAPEAGPVGPGAIDGARIDFGAARRQFLELERGGRDVLVPPWRSRASRKMEEEDATRPPRGEVETFVENERTSGPSGGPADPGSPAAENSSAEARPRSIGGEDAFDDSVAPTSGRAEFHHGDETPIEKEIRLLREREEKLRRARGLKRGDGSSQLLEIESGRVRSLPSPREAQRKKSHGSFALQLQSHENNVSPKAPEEQFQEVLLPPCCPHRHAEESSSAPPTPPRHVPSRSATLSWRSSAPDFIEKEIEEALRRERELRESRERGGSGQSAESRGESGGESGGESGGKSRLHSATPSVHPASKVEPIRRSGPTRAPSRDSEEPRETRKYAGIRPVDHINNQVSLAEAQNSQQQKRDGSCHSISGWGVRSLSCPNVFAGGGINPSDST
- the palm1a gene encoding paralemmin 1a, which gives rise to MKRAVYSVEIKVERDKNTGQTRVLSSHTKLPVDCSRGGVKVYEDEQKVVHEVNGQDGVHLLSAAEVDELIQAADRAATSAEEAAEPPSTRETTTASGDDLGGLRGRDRETSGPRKPLAGAGSARGREAADETEAEGARMAAGPEAAAPPPNFAPTPRTDERESAGAAAETAAEGKKACKCCSVM